GCCAGCACTGCCGCGTTGCGCAATCCCTCCATCGACGTCCGCGGCCTGGGAACGGGCGCGCGCGGTGGTCTGTGCGCCACCGTATGCGCCCGCCAGCCGGTCAGCTGCTCCCGGTCCCGGTCCACCGACTCGCAGCGCCGGGCGTACATCTCCAGCCCGGCCGCCCGTGCCAGCCGCTCCACCCGCCAACTGGCCGCCCGCTCGGTGCGCCGGTTGCGGGCCCCGAAGAACCGCACCTCGACGGAGTACAACCGTGCCGGGTCGGCCTCGCTCAGCACACCCCGCGACGCGCCCTCACCACGGGCGAACGCGGTCACGACCGGCCAGCCCTGCTGCTCGAACGCCCTCTCCGCCTCGTCCCAGTCGCGCTGCTCCCCCCGTACCTCCACGAGCACCAGCACACGCTGGTCGTAACGAATCGCCTGCATCAACTCCCCCTCCCCCGGGGTCCGAAGGTACAGCGGCCCACGATGTGACGGTCGCGGTGGAACGAAGCCACTCCTGCGAGAAAACGGGCAACCGCCTCGGCCGGGCACCACAACCCCCGCGCCGGGCGTTCGACGCGGGTGCGCGCCATCAGCCGCGTTACACGGCCGCAGGAAGCCCAACAGCTCGCCGTCACCGGACTCGGAGGACTGACCGGGTGGCGCAAGGCATCCGTGGCAACCGAGTTGCGCGGACACAGCAATCCCTCTCACGGTAAGGGCGTCGACCCGGCCCGCGTTCGAATCCCTGGCGGGCGGCCGGACGGCCAAGCCGTCATCCCGGGCCACGGGGCATACATCCGAGGTACGGGGACACTCAGATGCCCAGCGGCACTTGGGGCTACCTCTATGTCGAGGACGGGAAAGTGCTCGGACAGCCCGTCGGACTTGCCGCCGAGCAGGGCAGGAGAGTGAAGCCCACGGAGACCTTCGGTCCCGGCAAGGACTTCCGAACTGGACCGTGTTCCTGGGGACCGACCTGCGGATGACGTCGGGGTCGATCACGGTGAGCAAGCCCACGCTGCTCAGCGATACCGTTGAACCCAACATGGGACCCGTGCACATGGCCTTCTGCCGAGAACACTGCAACCCACGCTGAGAAGTGGTTGTGCCCCACTACCCCGACATGACCGCCTACGCGTACGACGCATCGGACCAGGAGATGCTCAACGTCGGCTGGTTGGCGCCCGATTATGCTTTCCGCACCGGGATCGTGGACGACCGTGTGATAAATGCGCTGAAGGCCCTCAGCAGTGCCTACGACAACCAGACGCGCGGTGTTCACGACTGCGAGTTCTGCCCCACCGAGCGGCCCGTCATTCTTGGCGGCCCGGCCTTCGACACCCAGGTGTGGCTCGGCTCTGCCGAGATCCGGGCTCAGGACACCGACGGCATTGTCTACTCGGCCCCCAACCTCGTCATCCACTACATCACGGAGCACCGCTACTGCCCCCCCGAGGAGTTCTGCCGGGCGGTAGTCAGGACGGCTGGGATGGATGGCCCTGACGAGCTGGTCTTGGCTGACTAGCTCCAGGGGTGTGAAGAAGAGGCAATCCGCAGGTCGCGAGATTCAGGCGGGAGACGTAAAGTCCCACCTCAATCAGGTGGCCGGACGCCGGCCTAGTGGGCCGAGCCCTTCACCGACAGCGACAGCGACAGCGACAGGACCATCTCCTCGATGCCGCCCGGACGTCGCTGCTGTTCTATGACCAGCATCTGCTCGAACGTGCTGGCGTCGTGTTCCCGGACGGTCAGACGGGACATGCCGGCCTCTCGCCATGACGTAACTTCTCTCGCCTGAGGACAGACTGAAGCTGAACGCCGAAGCCGCTGCCGTCTTGCCCAGAACTTCCTGGACCAACAGGTCAGCCACGAAGGCATGGCCCTCGCGCTCGCCGAAGGGGAACGCGCCCAAGTGGCAGGCGACTTCTGTTTCGACTGCCAGTCAGCTGCCTATCTCCGTGACGGAGACCCTCGGGACATAGCTGTAGGTACGGGCTACCTGCGCGTTGACGGAAATACCGGAGAATGCCGACTACTGGGCGCAGTCGAGTCTGCAGAGCTCGACCTCGTCTGAACTGACGGGTCAAAGCACCCGCAGAGCGTCGTCAGGCGACGGGCCGTTCCTCGAGATCGCCGCAGATCCGGGAGACCTCGTTCTTCGATTTGCCAGTGTCCGAGCCGAGCGCCTTGACCAAGCCGTCGACGTTGCGGGCAGAACCCGTTGCGGTGGTCGGTCCGGGTGGGAAGCGCGACCGTTCCACGACGTGGCGATCTGCACGGTGGCCTCGACCACTGACCGCAACAGTCGCACGGCGGGTCACCTCGTTCCCAGGGAGCATCCCGGACAGCCGATGCACACGACGACCCAGAACAGGCGGACACCCTCCGCCGAGATCTGCTGCACCTCTCCACAGCACACTGTCGGCGCAGCGAGACACCCACACCGGAAGAACTTGCCCCCTGCCGATGATCCGCTCCGCAGGACCCGAGCCACAGAGAGTTCCGGGCGGTCAAGATTCCTGTTCAAGCGTCATGTGAGCGTCAAGAGTTTCCGACGAGACCCTGAAGGCGTCGCCGACGCAAGCGCCTCCCTGATGAATTCGCAGGTCAAGAGGCTACGAGAGGCAAGCCGTCCGCTCGACGCGCCGCACGGAGGGAAACAGGTCGAGCAACCCACCCGGACCACACGAAACCGCAGGTCAGTCGTCCTTCTTCACCGGCTCCAGGATCGCCACGCACTCCACGTGATGCGTCATCGGGAACAGGTCGAACGCCCGCAGCGTCCGCACCCGGTACCCCCCGTCCCGGAAGTACGCGATGTCCCGGGCCAGCGCCGCCGGGTCGCAGGCGACGTACGCGATGCGGCGTGCGCCCAGCGCGACCAGCTGCTTGACCGTGCCCTTGCCCGCGCCCGCGCGCGGCGGGTCCAGGACGATCAGGTCACACTCGGTGATGCCCGTGCGCGGAAGGATCTGGTCGACCTTGCCGTGCTCGATGCGGACCCGGTCCAGGTCCTTCAGGTTGTGGCGGGCGTCCTCGACCGCGCGCTTGCCGGACTCGATGCCCAGCACCGCGCCCTTCTCGCCGATCCGCTGGCCGATGGCACCCGCGAAGAGGCCCACCCCGCAGTACAGGTCCAGCGCCGTGTCGTTCTTACGGGGCAGCAGGCCCTGCATGACCGCGCGGACCAGCGTGTCCGCCGCCTGCGGGTGCACCTGCCAGAAGCCGCCCGAGCCGACGCGGTACGTACGGTCGTCGGCCCGCTCGCGGACGAAGGCACGGCCGTGGACGCGGTGGACGCCGCCGTCCTTCTCGTCGACGCGCATCACGGAGACGGGCTTGTCCAGCTCGACCAGCGGCAGCCGGCCACCCTCACGCGGGGTCAGGATGACCTGGCGGTCGTGGGAACCGGTGGCGGAGATGGCCTCCACCGTCGCCATCTGCGGCCAGTCCTGCTTCTCGATGCCGAGCTCGGAGACGCCCGGGGCGGCGATCATGCAGTGGTCGACCGGCTGGACCTCGTGCGAGCGGTGCTTGCGGAGCCCGACCAGGCCGTCGGCGTCGACGGCGTACTGCACGCGTGTCCGCCAGGCGGGGACCTGGCCCGGCGGGAGCTTGTCGCCCTCGGCCGGCATGACCGTGCCGTCCCAGCCGGCCTCCTCGGGGGTGAGGCCCGCCAGGCGCTGGAGCTGTTCGGCGATCACTTCGCCCTTGAGGCGGCGCTGGGCGCCCGGCTTGGCGTGCTGCCAGTCGCAGCCGCCGCACTTGCCGGGGCCGGCGTACGGGCAGGGGGCCTCGACCCGGTCCTTGGAGGCCTCGATGACCGTGACCGCGTCGGCCCGCAGGAAACGCGCGCCGGTCTCGCCCTCGGTGACCCGTGCGACGACCTTCTCGCCGGGGAGGGTGTGGCGCACGAAGAGCACCTGTCCCTCGGACGTACGGGCGATGCAGTGGCCGCCGTGGGCGACGGGACCGACCTCGACCTCGTACTCCTGGCCGATCAGCGACTCCCCGGCCTGCGACGACGTGGATTCGTTCTGCATGAGGGGGTGGCTCCAGGGGTCGGGATGAGAGAGGGGAGGAGGAAGCCGGAACGGAAAACGGGAAACGGCCGGACAACAGCCCACCAGTCTACGTGGACGGAAGCCGGCCGCTTACCACAGGCCGAGTCCGGAGTCAGCCCTTCTGGCTGGGCTCCTTGGGCTGCCGCCGTTCCACGGGGCCGCGGCGGACCGAGCCCGGCGCGATCCAGTCCGCGCGCCTCCTGGCCCGCACCTTCGCGGCCTCCGAGGACTCCAGCTGGTACGGCACCGAGGTGACCATCACGCCCGGCGTGAACAGCAGCCTGCCCTTCAGCCGCAGCGCGCTCTGGTTGTGCAGCAGGTGCTCGTACCAGTGGCCGACGACGTACTCCGGGATGTAGACGCTGATCACATCGCGCGGCCGGTCCTTGCGGAGACTCTTCACGTAGTCGATGACCGGCCGGGTCACCTCGCGGTAGGGCGAGTCGAGGATCTTCAGCGGGATGTCGATGCCGCGCCGCTCCCAGTCCTCCCTGAGCGCCTTCGTCTCGGCCTGGTCGACGCTGATGGAGAGCGCCTCCAGCTGGTCGGAGCGCACCAGCTTGGCGTACGCGAGGGCGCGCAGCGTGGGCCGGTGGAGCTTGGAGACCAGGACGATCGAGTGGACGCGCGAGGGGCGGATGCTGTCGTCGGGCCGGGTCTCCGGGGCGGCGATCTCCTCGGCGACCCGGTCGTAGTGCTTGCGGATCGCGGTCATCGTGCCGAAGAAGATGACCATCCCGAGCAGCGCGACCCAGGCGCCGTGGGTGAACTTCGTGGCGAGCACGACGACCAGGACGAGACCGGTGAAGAACGCGCCGAAGGTGTTGATCGCCCGGGAGCGGATCATGTGCCGCCGCGCGGCGGGGTCCTTCTCGGTGCGCAGATGACGGTTCCAGTGCCGCACCATGCCGGTCTGGCTGAGCGTGAAGGAGACGAACACGCCGACGATGTACAGCTGGATCAGCCGGGTCGAGTCCGCACCGTAGATCCAGACGAGCAGGATCGCGGCCCCTGCCAGCAGCACGATGCCGTTGGAGAAGGCCAGCCGGTCACCGCGGGTGTGCAACTGGCGCGGCAGGTAGCGGTCCTGGGCGAGGATCGAGCCGAGCAGCGGGAAGCCGTTGTACGCCGTGTTCGCGGCGAGGAAGAGCACGAGGGCGGTGGCCGCCGCGAGGAAGACGAAGAGGAAGGTGCCCTCACCGAAGACGGCGGCGGCGACCTGGGAGATCACCGGGTCCTGGGTGAAGCTCGCGCCGACCGGGGAGCCGTTGTGGATCAGGTCCTTCGCCGGGTTCTCGGCCATCTTCACGTCGGTGGCCATGGCGAGGCCGATGATGCCGCAGAACATGGTGACGGCGAGCAGGCCCATCGCCGCGAGTGTGGTCGCGGCGTTCTTGCTCTTCGGCTTGCGGAAGGCGGGGACGCCGTTGCTGATCGCCTCGACGCCCGTGAGGGCCGCACAGCCGGAGGAGAAGGCGCGCAGCAGGAGGAAGACGAGCGCGAAGCCCGCCAGTCCCTGATGTTCGGGCTTGATCTCGTAGTCCGAGGTGGGCGCGTGCATGGTGTCCCCGAGGGCGAGCCCCCGGAACGCCCCCCAGATGATCATCGCGAAGACGCCGGCCACGAACAGGTAGGTCGGGATGGCGAAGAGCTTTCCCGACTCCTTGACGCCGCGCAGGTTCATCAGCGTCAGCAGCACGATGGCGCCGACGGCGCAGGCCGTCTTGTGCTCGACGACGAAGGGGATCGCGGAGCCGAGGTTCTCGACGCCCGAGGCGATCGACACGGCCACGGTGAGGACGTAGTCGACGAGGAGGGCGCTGGCGACGGTCAGGCCCGCCTTCGGCCCGAGGTTGGTGGTGGCGACCTCGTAGTCGCCGCCCCCGCTCGGGTAGGCGCGGACGTTCTGCCGGTACGAGGCGACGACGGTGAACATCAGGACCACGACCGCGACCGCGATCCAGGGGCTGAAGTGGTACGCCGACACGCCCGCGATGGACAGCACGAGGAGGACTTCGCCAGGTGCGTACGCAACGGAGGACAGGGGGTCGGATGCGAAGACGGGGAGGGCGATGCGCTTGGGGAGGAGCGTCTCCCCCAGCT
The DNA window shown above is from Streptomyces sp. Alt3 and carries:
- a CDS encoding class I SAM-dependent RNA methyltransferase: MQNESTSSQAGESLIGQEYEVEVGPVAHGGHCIARTSEGQVLFVRHTLPGEKVVARVTEGETGARFLRADAVTVIEASKDRVEAPCPYAGPGKCGGCDWQHAKPGAQRRLKGEVIAEQLQRLAGLTPEEAGWDGTVMPAEGDKLPPGQVPAWRTRVQYAVDADGLVGLRKHRSHEVQPVDHCMIAAPGVSELGIEKQDWPQMATVEAISATGSHDRQVILTPREGGRLPLVELDKPVSVMRVDEKDGGVHRVHGRAFVRERADDRTYRVGSGGFWQVHPQAADTLVRAVMQGLLPRKNDTALDLYCGVGLFAGAIGQRIGEKGAVLGIESGKRAVEDARHNLKDLDRVRIEHGKVDQILPRTGITECDLIVLDPPRAGAGKGTVKQLVALGARRIAYVACDPAALARDIAYFRDGGYRVRTLRAFDLFPMTHHVECVAILEPVKKDD
- a CDS encoding APC family permease, with the protein product MSKLTDVPKRILIGRALRSDKLGETLLPKRIALPVFASDPLSSVAYAPGEVLLVLSIAGVSAYHFSPWIAVAVVVLMFTVVASYRQNVRAYPSGGGDYEVATTNLGPKAGLTVASALLVDYVLTVAVSIASGVENLGSAIPFVVEHKTACAVGAIVLLTLMNLRGVKESGKLFAIPTYLFVAGVFAMIIWGAFRGLALGDTMHAPTSDYEIKPEHQGLAGFALVFLLLRAFSSGCAALTGVEAISNGVPAFRKPKSKNAATTLAAMGLLAVTMFCGIIGLAMATDVKMAENPAKDLIHNGSPVGASFTQDPVISQVAAAVFGEGTFLFVFLAAATALVLFLAANTAYNGFPLLGSILAQDRYLPRQLHTRGDRLAFSNGIVLLAGAAILLVWIYGADSTRLIQLYIVGVFVSFTLSQTGMVRHWNRHLRTEKDPAARRHMIRSRAINTFGAFFTGLVLVVVLATKFTHGAWVALLGMVIFFGTMTAIRKHYDRVAEEIAAPETRPDDSIRPSRVHSIVLVSKLHRPTLRALAYAKLVRSDQLEALSISVDQAETKALREDWERRGIDIPLKILDSPYREVTRPVIDYVKSLRKDRPRDVISVYIPEYVVGHWYEHLLHNQSALRLKGRLLFTPGVMVTSVPYQLESSEAAKVRARRRADWIAPGSVRRGPVERRQPKEPSQKG
- a CDS encoding DUF7919 family protein yields the protein MTAYAYDASDQEMLNVGWLAPDYAFRTGIVDDRVINALKALSSAYDNQTRGVHDCEFCPTERPVILGGPAFDTQVWLGSAEIRAQDTDGIVYSAPNLVIHYITEHRYCPPEEFCRAVVRTAGMDGPDELVLAD